The Rhodopseudomonas palustris genome window below encodes:
- a CDS encoding CsbD family protein has product MGSTMDKIKGTANEMTGKAKQGIGEATGSEKLQGEGAVQEVKGKGQKTMGEAKEAVKDTTDKVSDAAHRNL; this is encoded by the coding sequence ATGGGTAGCACGATGGACAAGATCAAGGGCACCGCCAACGAGATGACCGGCAAGGCCAAGCAGGGAATCGGCGAGGCCACCGGCTCCGAGAAGTTGCAGGGCGAAGGCGCGGTGCAGGAAGTCAAGGGCAAGGGCCAGAAGACGATGGGCGAGGCCAAGGAAGCCGTGAAGGACACCACCGACAAGGTGTCCGATGCCGCCCACCGCAATCTCTGA
- the ggt gene encoding gamma-glutamyltransferase, whose protein sequence is MRNFHFAGRSTVHARNAMVATSHPQAALAAIEILQAGGTAADAAIAASALLAVIEPQSTGIGGDCFALYQPKGTGKVVAYNGSGRAPAAAKAEWFLERGIDAIPLTSPHSVTIPGAIDAWATILRDHGRFGFDRLLQPAIKAAAEGYVVAPRVAFDWKNGFAKLKKGHNTERYLLPNGEAAVTGDVIKQPELAQTLKLIADNGPDAFYKGAVAQDMVETLRGLGGLHTLEDFAGHSTETTSPIGTIYKGFDVWQCPPNGPGITMLVMLNILSRFDLTKFGPLSVERFHLEAEAARIAYMMRELHIGDPGHVEVDVIRILAREFAEEHFSKIALDKILDLPKVSPPMNPSTVYITVVDEDRNVCSFINSIAHSFGSAIVSNNTGILLQNRGAGFRIQPGHPNCIAPNKRPLHTIIPALATENGRARMSFGVMGGQYQPVGQVHVLTNILDYGLDVQEAIDLPRGLHYENVYQLEEGVPAATVEGLKALGHQVTSVGTPHGGGQAIWIDWDKGTLTGGSDPRKDGCALGY, encoded by the coding sequence ATGAGGAATTTTCACTTCGCCGGCCGGTCCACGGTCCATGCCCGAAACGCCATGGTGGCGACCTCGCATCCGCAGGCGGCGCTCGCCGCGATCGAGATTCTGCAGGCCGGCGGCACCGCGGCCGACGCCGCGATCGCGGCCTCCGCGCTGCTGGCGGTGATCGAACCGCAATCGACCGGCATCGGCGGCGATTGCTTCGCGCTGTATCAGCCCAAGGGGACCGGCAAGGTCGTCGCCTATAACGGCTCCGGCCGCGCGCCGGCGGCCGCCAAGGCGGAGTGGTTCCTGGAGCGCGGCATCGACGCCATCCCGCTGACCAGCCCGCATTCGGTGACGATCCCCGGCGCCATCGACGCCTGGGCGACGATCCTGCGCGACCACGGCCGGTTCGGCTTCGACAGGCTGCTGCAACCGGCGATCAAGGCGGCGGCCGAAGGCTATGTCGTCGCGCCGCGCGTCGCGTTCGACTGGAAGAACGGTTTTGCGAAGCTGAAGAAGGGCCACAACACCGAGCGCTATCTGCTGCCGAACGGCGAGGCCGCCGTGACCGGCGACGTCATCAAGCAGCCCGAGTTGGCGCAGACGCTGAAGCTGATCGCCGACAATGGTCCCGACGCGTTCTACAAGGGCGCGGTCGCGCAGGACATGGTCGAGACGCTGCGCGGGCTCGGCGGCCTGCACACGCTGGAGGATTTCGCCGGCCACTCCACCGAGACGACCTCGCCGATCGGCACCATCTACAAGGGCTTCGACGTCTGGCAGTGCCCGCCGAACGGTCCGGGGATCACCATGCTGGTGATGCTGAACATCCTCAGCCGGTTCGATCTGACGAAGTTCGGCCCGCTCAGCGTCGAGCGCTTCCATCTCGAGGCGGAAGCGGCGCGGATCGCCTACATGATGCGCGAGCTTCACATCGGCGACCCCGGCCATGTCGAGGTCGACGTGATCCGCATTCTGGCGCGCGAATTCGCCGAGGAGCATTTCAGCAAGATCGCGCTCGACAAGATCCTGGATCTGCCGAAGGTGTCGCCGCCGATGAACCCGTCGACGGTGTACATCACCGTGGTCGACGAGGACCGCAACGTCTGCTCGTTCATCAACTCGATCGCGCATTCGTTCGGCTCGGCGATCGTCTCGAACAACACCGGCATCCTGCTGCAGAATCGCGGCGCCGGCTTCCGCATTCAGCCCGGCCATCCGAACTGCATCGCGCCGAACAAGCGGCCGCTGCACACCATCATCCCGGCGCTCGCCACCGAGAACGGCCGGGCGCGGATGTCGTTCGGCGTGATGGGCGGCCAGTACCAGCCGGTCGGCCAGGTCCATGTCCTGACCAACATCCTGGACTACGGCCTCGACGTGCAGGAGGCGATCGATCTGCCGCGTGGGCTGCACTACGAGAACGTGTATCAGCTCGAGGAGGGCGTGCCCGCCGCGACGGTGGAGGGCCTGAAGGCGCTCGGCCACCAGGTCACTTCGGTCGGTACGCCGCACGGCGGCGGCCAGGCGATCTGGATCGACTGGGACAAGGGCACGCTCACCGGCGGCTCCGATCCGCGCAAGGATGGCTGCGCGCTGGGCTACTGA
- a CDS encoding SlyX family protein, which translates to MADDQTPSDRIEALEMRLTYQDETIDTLNQTVTAQWKQIDALTRQIAALSERLAQAETSVAAPANERPPHY; encoded by the coding sequence ATGGCCGACGATCAAACCCCCAGCGACCGCATCGAGGCGCTGGAGATGCGCCTGACCTATCAGGACGAGACCATCGACACGCTGAACCAGACCGTCACCGCGCAGTGGAAGCAGATCGACGCCCTGACGCGACAGATCGCGGCCCTCTCCGAGCGCCTCGCCCAGGCCGAAACCAGCGTCGCCGCCCCCGCCAACGAGCGCCCGCCGCATTATTGA
- a CDS encoding class I adenylate-forming enzyme family protein — translation MPDFITLDELVRRTAQAHPDRIAVIDGERQLRYAEFDALIDRVAAALQRDGIEPTDAISICALSSIEYVATFLGALRAGVAVAPLAPSSTAQDLAAMVKDSAARILFTDDFAADAMKGAAIDPAIRRVALDGRASGAAFAGWIAPEGAKPAPVTVDPEWVFNIIYSSGTTGTPKGIVHTHYLRWRQYGQLDPLGYGPDAVTLLSTPLYSNTTLVCFNPTLAGGGTLVLMKKFDAKGFLDLAQKHRVTHAMLVPVQYRRIMAMPEFADYDLSSFVMKFCTSAPFAAELKRDILARWPGGLTEYYGMTEGGGSCALLAHEHPDKLATVGQPMPEHEIRLIDEDGDFVAQGEIGEIVGRSAVMMKGYLNQPQKTAETLWTDKEGNRWVRTGDVGRFDAEGFLTLMDRKKDMIISGGFNICPSDIEAIASQHPAVLEVAVVGMPSEDWGETPVAFAVPRPGAALDPAELKAWTNAQVGKTQRLSDVVLSEALPRSAIGKVLKRELRDQRLAAGRD, via the coding sequence ATGCCCGACTTCATCACCCTCGACGAACTGGTGCGCCGCACGGCGCAGGCGCATCCGGACCGGATCGCGGTGATCGACGGTGAGCGTCAATTGCGTTACGCGGAATTCGACGCGCTGATCGACCGTGTCGCGGCCGCCTTGCAGCGCGACGGTATCGAGCCGACCGATGCGATCTCGATCTGCGCGCTGTCCTCGATCGAATACGTCGCGACCTTTCTCGGCGCGCTCCGCGCCGGCGTCGCGGTGGCGCCGCTGGCGCCGTCCTCGACCGCGCAGGATCTCGCCGCGATGGTCAAGGACTCCGCCGCCAGGATCCTGTTCACCGACGACTTCGCCGCCGATGCGATGAAGGGCGCAGCGATCGACCCCGCCATCCGCCGCGTCGCGCTCGACGGCCGCGCCAGCGGGGCCGCCTTCGCCGGCTGGATCGCGCCGGAAGGCGCGAAGCCCGCGCCGGTGACGGTCGATCCGGAATGGGTGTTCAACATCATCTATTCGTCGGGCACCACCGGCACGCCGAAGGGCATCGTCCACACCCACTATCTACGCTGGCGGCAATACGGCCAGCTCGATCCGCTCGGCTACGGGCCCGACGCCGTGACGCTGCTGTCGACGCCGCTTTATTCCAACACCACGCTGGTGTGCTTCAACCCGACGCTGGCCGGCGGCGGCACGCTGGTGCTGATGAAGAAGTTCGACGCCAAGGGCTTCCTCGACCTGGCGCAGAAGCACCGCGTCACCCACGCGATGCTGGTGCCGGTGCAATATCGCCGGATCATGGCGATGCCCGAATTCGCCGACTACGATTTGTCGTCCTTCGTGATGAAGTTCTGCACCTCGGCGCCGTTCGCGGCCGAGCTGAAGCGCGATATCCTGGCGCGCTGGCCCGGCGGCCTCACCGAGTACTATGGCATGACCGAGGGCGGCGGCTCCTGCGCGCTGCTGGCGCACGAGCATCCCGACAAGCTCGCAACCGTCGGCCAGCCGATGCCGGAGCACGAGATCCGGCTGATCGACGAGGACGGCGATTTCGTCGCCCAGGGCGAGATTGGCGAAATCGTCGGCCGCTCGGCGGTGATGATGAAGGGCTATCTCAATCAGCCGCAGAAGACGGCCGAGACGTTGTGGACCGACAAGGAAGGCAACCGCTGGGTGCGCACCGGCGACGTCGGCCGGTTCGATGCCGAGGGCTTCCTGACGCTGATGGACCGCAAGAAGGACATGATCATCTCCGGCGGCTTCAACATCTGTCCGAGCGACATCGAGGCGATCGCGAGCCAGCATCCTGCGGTGCTCGAGGTTGCGGTGGTGGGCATGCCGTCGGAAGACTGGGGCGAGACGCCGGTGGCCTTCGCGGTGCCGCGTCCGGGCGCAGCGCTCGACCCCGCGGAGCTGAAAGCGTGGACCAACGCCCAGGTCGGCAAGACCCAGCGGCTGTCCGATGTCGTCCTCTCCGAAGCCTTGCCGCGCAGCGCGATCGGCAAGGTGCTGAAACGCGAGCTGCGCGATCAGCGATTGGCGGCGGGGCGGGACTAA
- a CDS encoding nuclear transport factor 2 family protein: MDPELQDRLAIRDLIENWVVWRDAGDWDRFRTVWFDDGRMMATWTQGTADEFIAMSKAGWAKGVSILHFLGGQAIDLAGPRAISQTKMTIAQRARVHDVVVDVVCTGRFYDFLEKRDGRWGFVLRQPIYEKDRMDPVDPSAKLELDAALLAQFPEGYRHLAYLQSRIGYQIKRDMPGLQGEAVERLYASGAAWLRGEKLDR; this comes from the coding sequence ATGGATCCGGAGTTGCAGGACAGGCTCGCGATTCGCGACCTGATCGAGAATTGGGTGGTGTGGCGGGACGCCGGCGACTGGGACCGGTTTCGCACCGTCTGGTTCGACGACGGCCGGATGATGGCGACCTGGACCCAAGGCACCGCCGACGAATTCATCGCCATGAGCAAGGCCGGCTGGGCCAAGGGCGTCTCGATCCTGCATTTCCTCGGTGGGCAGGCGATCGACCTCGCGGGGCCCCGCGCGATCTCGCAGACCAAGATGACGATCGCGCAGCGCGCCCGCGTGCACGACGTCGTGGTCGACGTCGTCTGCACCGGGCGGTTCTACGATTTTCTCGAAAAGCGCGACGGCCGCTGGGGCTTCGTGCTGCGTCAGCCGATCTATGAAAAGGACCGGATGGATCCGGTCGATCCCTCGGCGAAGCTCGAACTCGATGCCGCGCTGCTCGCGCAATTCCCCGAAGGCTATCGGCATCTGGCGTATCTGCAGAGCCGGATCGGCTACCAGATCAAGCGCGACATGCCGGGCCTTCAAGGCGAGGCGGTGGAGCGGCTTTACGCCAGCGGCGCGGCGTGGTTGAGGGGAGAGAAGCTGGATCGGTAG
- a CDS encoding Crp/Fnr family transcriptional regulator produces the protein MRLEADFDYREFFARPGAGKSILRFTRDQEIFSQGDAADSVFFLLDGRIKVVVLSAQGKEAAIRLVESGQFFGDDCLIGDETRCATTIAMRDCVVASINKCLMIEALRTEADFAELFTRHLLLRNRGMEEDLIDQLFNSSEKRLARLLLRLSKLDNDGSAQPIAPHISQETLAEMIGTTRSRVSFFMNKFRKLGLISYDRNIEVHPRLSAMLQDRSEARN, from the coding sequence ATGAGGTTGGAAGCCGATTTCGACTACCGGGAGTTTTTCGCCAGGCCCGGCGCTGGAAAGTCGATCCTGCGGTTCACGCGGGACCAGGAGATCTTCTCCCAGGGCGACGCCGCCGACAGCGTGTTCTTTCTGCTCGATGGCCGGATCAAGGTCGTGGTGCTGTCCGCGCAGGGCAAGGAGGCGGCGATCCGTCTGGTGGAATCCGGGCAGTTTTTCGGGGATGACTGCCTCATCGGCGATGAGACGCGTTGCGCGACCACGATCGCGATGCGCGATTGCGTCGTCGCCTCGATCAACAAATGCCTGATGATCGAGGCGCTACGCACCGAAGCCGATTTCGCCGAACTGTTCACCCGCCATCTGCTGCTGCGCAACCGCGGGATGGAAGAGGATCTGATCGACCAGCTGTTCAACTCCAGCGAGAAGCGGCTGGCGCGGTTGCTGCTGCGCCTCTCGAAGCTCGACAATGACGGCAGCGCGCAGCCGATCGCACCGCACATCAGCCAGGAGACGCTGGCGGAGATGATCGGCACTACGCGTTCGCGCGTGAGCTTCTTCATGAACAAGTTCCGCAAGCTCGGCCTGATCAGCTACGACCGCAACATCGAGGTGCACCCGCGGTTGAGCGCGATGCTGCAGGACCGCTCCGAAGCCCGCAACTGA
- a CDS encoding DUF3775 domain-containing protein: MPELAISTDKVGFLIEKAREYDVKEGATDVDSGSNGADDNMIDVLEDNGNDPVAQEIAGFIAAMTEEEQIDLVALMRLGRGDGSIEEWEDLRREAADGRNGRTARYLLGEPLLSDYLAAGLDEFGLSWSDERITPVA; this comes from the coding sequence ATGCCTGAACTCGCAATTTCCACCGACAAGGTCGGCTTCCTGATCGAGAAGGCACGGGAATACGACGTCAAGGAAGGCGCCACGGACGTCGATTCCGGGTCGAACGGCGCCGACGACAACATGATCGACGTGCTGGAAGACAACGGCAACGATCCGGTGGCGCAGGAGATCGCCGGCTTCATCGCCGCGATGACCGAGGAAGAACAGATCGATCTCGTCGCGCTGATGCGGCTCGGCCGCGGCGACGGCAGCATCGAGGAATGGGAGGATCTCCGCCGCGAGGCCGCCGACGGCCGCAACGGCCGCACCGCGCGCTACCTGCTCGGCGAGCCGCTGCTCAGCGACTATCTCGCCGCCGGCCTCGACGAATTCGGCCTGTCGTGGAGCGACGAGCGGATCACGCCGGTGGCGTGA
- a CDS encoding MBL fold metallo-hydrolase has protein sequence MGWTIGKVKITKIVEIESTGGTRFILPQATNEEIQKLAWLAPDFANAEGRLRMTVHALVVETPTRRIVVDTCIGNDKQGRSVPTWNGLDRPFLADMAAAGYPADSIDTVICTHLHVDHVGWNTRLVDGRWVPTFGNARYVFARDEYDYWKQHSTEGEHAAVFADSIKPVVDAGLVDLVASDAAVADEITLIPTPGHSPGHVSLHVRSDGKEALLSGDVAHHPCQMAHLDWASTVDFDPKQSTESRRALFSRFADTPTLVIGGHFGPGHITRDGDAFRLVAAQ, from the coding sequence ATGGGCTGGACGATCGGCAAGGTCAAGATCACAAAAATCGTCGAAATCGAATCCACCGGGGGCACCCGGTTCATCCTGCCGCAGGCGACCAACGAGGAAATCCAGAAGCTGGCCTGGCTCGCGCCGGACTTCGCCAATGCGGAGGGCCGGCTGCGAATGACGGTGCACGCGCTGGTGGTCGAGACGCCGACGCGCCGCATCGTGGTCGATACCTGCATCGGCAACGACAAGCAGGGCCGCAGCGTGCCGACCTGGAACGGGCTGGACAGGCCTTTTCTCGCCGACATGGCCGCGGCGGGCTATCCCGCGGACAGCATCGACACCGTGATCTGCACGCATCTGCACGTCGATCACGTCGGCTGGAATACAAGGCTCGTCGATGGGCGCTGGGTGCCGACCTTCGGCAACGCACGCTATGTGTTCGCGCGCGACGAATACGACTACTGGAAACAGCACAGCACCGAGGGCGAGCACGCGGCGGTGTTCGCGGATTCGATCAAGCCGGTGGTCGATGCCGGTCTGGTCGACCTGGTGGCGAGCGACGCTGCGGTGGCGGACGAGATCACGCTGATCCCGACGCCCGGCCACAGCCCCGGCCATGTCAGCCTGCACGTCCGGTCCGATGGCAAAGAGGCGCTGCTGAGCGGCGACGTCGCGCACCATCCCTGCCAGATGGCGCATCTGGACTGGGCCTCGACGGTCGATTTCGATCCGAAGCAATCGACCGAATCCCGGCGCGCGCTGTTCTCGCGCTTCGCCGATACGCCGACGCTGGTGATCGGCGGCCATTTCGGACCCGGCCACATCACGCGCGACGGCGACGCCTTCCGGCTGGTGGCAGCGCAATAA
- a CDS encoding fumarylacetoacetate hydrolase family protein — protein sequence MKLVRYGEIGQEKPGLIDKSGQLRDLSAQLPDLAGEAFAPAGLAKLAALDPASLPAVAGQPRIGSPVGGAPKFIAIGLNYADHAAEANMPIPSEPIVFMKASSSLCGPNDDVEKPRGSTKLDWEVELAIVIGTRAKYVSEADALDYVAGYAVCNDVSERAFQIERMGQWTKGKSHDTFGPLGPWLVTRDEIADVHKLGMWLDVNGKRCQTGSTATMIFNVPKIVSYLSELMTLLPGDIITTGTPPGVGMGMKPPQFLDVGDVVTLGIDGLGEQKQTIVAA from the coding sequence ATGAAGCTCGTTCGATATGGTGAGATTGGCCAGGAGAAGCCCGGCCTGATCGATAAATCAGGCCAGTTGCGCGATCTGTCGGCGCAACTGCCGGACCTCGCCGGCGAAGCGTTTGCGCCGGCCGGCCTCGCCAAGCTCGCCGCGCTCGATCCCGCGAGCCTGCCGGCCGTGGCAGGCCAGCCGCGGATCGGATCGCCGGTCGGCGGCGCGCCGAAATTCATCGCGATCGGGCTGAACTACGCGGATCACGCCGCCGAAGCCAACATGCCGATTCCGTCCGAGCCGATCGTCTTCATGAAGGCGTCGAGCTCGCTGTGCGGGCCGAACGACGACGTCGAAAAGCCGCGCGGCTCGACCAAACTCGACTGGGAAGTCGAACTCGCGATCGTGATCGGCACCCGCGCCAAATACGTCTCCGAGGCCGATGCGCTCGACTACGTCGCCGGCTACGCGGTCTGCAACGACGTCTCCGAACGCGCCTTCCAGATCGAGCGCATGGGGCAATGGACCAAGGGCAAGTCGCACGACACCTTCGGGCCGCTGGGCCCGTGGCTCGTCACCAGGGACGAGATCGCCGACGTGCACAAGCTCGGGATGTGGCTCGACGTCAACGGCAAGCGCTGCCAGACCGGCTCGACCGCGACGATGATCTTCAACGTGCCGAAGATCGTGTCCTATTTGTCCGAACTGATGACGCTGCTGCCCGGCGACATCATCACCACCGGCACCCCGCCCGGCGTCGGCATGGGCATGAAACCCCCGCAATTCCTCGATGTCGGCGACGTCGTCACGCTCGGCATCGACGGTCTCGGCGAGCAGAAGCAGACCATCGTGGCGGCGTGA
- a CDS encoding glutathione S-transferase encodes MKLSFSPASPFARKLRIAAIELGLIDRIEFVSATVIPGQANDDYMRDVNPLKKLPALILDNGEVIVDSFVIAEYLDDLAGGGKLMPASGPEKWRVKSDHSLLQGMLDSMLLCRYEKLVRPKELFWQGWYDDHWNRAWTGLARFEKADKVLNGQLDLAQIGLVCVLGYADFRFPDCGWREAYPKLAAFNEKMLERQSVKVSVPPPA; translated from the coding sequence ATGAAACTCTCGTTCTCCCCCGCCTCGCCGTTCGCGCGCAAGCTGCGGATCGCGGCGATCGAGCTCGGACTGATCGACCGGATCGAATTCGTTTCGGCGACGGTGATCCCCGGGCAGGCCAATGACGACTACATGCGCGACGTCAATCCGCTGAAGAAGCTGCCGGCGCTGATCCTCGACAACGGCGAGGTGATCGTCGATTCCTTCGTGATCGCCGAGTATCTCGACGACCTCGCCGGCGGCGGCAAACTGATGCCGGCTTCGGGGCCGGAGAAGTGGCGCGTGAAGAGTGATCACTCGCTGCTGCAGGGCATGCTGGATTCGATGCTGCTGTGCCGCTACGAGAAGCTGGTGCGGCCGAAGGAGCTGTTCTGGCAGGGCTGGTACGACGACCACTGGAATCGCGCCTGGACCGGCCTGGCGCGTTTCGAGAAGGCCGATAAGGTCTTGAACGGACAGCTTGATTTGGCGCAGATCGGGCTGGTTTGCGTGCTCGGTTATGCGGATTTCCGGTTTCCGGATTGCGGCTGGCGCGAGGCCTACCCCAAACTCGCCGCGTTCAACGAGAAAATGCTGGAGCGTCAATCGGTTAAGGTCTC